The Saccharomonospora glauca K62 genome has a segment encoding these proteins:
- a CDS encoding glycoside hydrolase family 13 protein codes for MSNEWWRTAAIYQVYVRSFADGNGDGVGDLPGVRSKLDYLADLGVDAVWLTPFYTSPMADGGYDVADYRAVDPVFGELSDAEALISEAHDRGLKVIVDIVPNHTSSQHPWFVEALAAEPGSPARDRYLFRDGRDGGPPNDWESVFGGPAWTQVADGQWYLHLFDPGQPDLNWQNPEVRAEFASILRFWLDRGVDGFRIDVAHGMVKADGLPDAGCTDQASLLTSRPLPYFDQDGVHEIYREWRKILDSYPGERIGVAEAWVPSAERLARYLRPDELHQAFNFHYLEADWSAAEFRKVVDASLKAVATVNAPTTWVLSNHDVHRHVTRYGGGEQGVRRARAAALLTMALPGSVYVYQGEELGLEEVTDLPDEVLADPVWERSGHTDRGRDGCRVPLPWSGTEPPFGFGGSSWLPQPRHWAELTVEAQSDDSGSMLSLYREALRQRRELPAEAFEWSDSPDDVLAFRRGSAFICTVNFSSSPVTITRPGTVRLTSCAVSELDLTDDAVTLPPESAVWWSGDVDG; via the coding sequence ATGAGCAACGAGTGGTGGCGCACCGCGGCGATCTACCAGGTGTACGTGCGGAGTTTCGCCGACGGCAACGGCGACGGCGTCGGCGACCTGCCGGGGGTCCGGTCGAAGCTCGACTACCTGGCCGATCTCGGTGTGGACGCCGTGTGGCTGACCCCGTTCTACACCTCGCCCATGGCCGACGGCGGCTACGACGTGGCCGACTACCGGGCCGTGGACCCGGTCTTCGGGGAGCTCTCCGACGCCGAGGCACTGATCTCCGAGGCCCACGACCGGGGGCTGAAGGTCATCGTCGACATCGTGCCCAACCACACGTCGTCCCAGCACCCGTGGTTCGTCGAGGCACTCGCGGCGGAACCCGGCTCCCCGGCCCGCGATCGGTACCTCTTCCGGGACGGCCGCGACGGTGGACCGCCCAACGACTGGGAGTCGGTCTTCGGCGGTCCCGCGTGGACGCAGGTGGCCGACGGCCAGTGGTACCTGCACCTGTTCGACCCCGGCCAGCCCGACCTGAACTGGCAGAACCCCGAGGTGCGCGCGGAGTTCGCGAGCATCCTGCGGTTCTGGCTCGACCGAGGGGTCGACGGCTTCCGCATCGACGTCGCCCACGGCATGGTGAAGGCGGACGGGTTGCCCGACGCCGGCTGCACCGACCAGGCGTCGCTGCTCACCTCGCGGCCGTTGCCGTACTTCGACCAGGACGGCGTGCACGAGATCTACCGGGAATGGCGCAAGATCCTCGACTCCTACCCCGGCGAGCGCATCGGCGTCGCGGAGGCGTGGGTGCCGAGCGCCGAACGGTTGGCCCGCTACCTGCGCCCGGACGAGCTGCACCAGGCGTTCAACTTCCACTACCTGGAGGCCGACTGGTCGGCAGCGGAGTTCCGGAAAGTCGTCGACGCCTCGCTCAAGGCTGTGGCCACGGTGAACGCCCCGACGACGTGGGTGCTGTCCAACCACGACGTCCACCGGCACGTCACCCGCTACGGCGGTGGGGAGCAAGGCGTGCGCCGGGCCAGGGCCGCCGCCCTGCTGACCATGGCGTTGCCGGGCTCGGTGTACGTCTACCAGGGCGAGGAGCTGGGCCTGGAGGAGGTCACCGACCTGCCGGACGAGGTGCTCGCCGACCCGGTGTGGGAGCGTTCCGGGCACACCGACCGGGGGCGGGACGGCTGCCGGGTGCCGCTGCCGTGGTCGGGCACGGAACCGCCGTTCGGGTTCGGCGGCTCGTCGTGGCTGCCGCAACCCCGGCACTGGGCGGAACTCACCGTCGAGGCCCAGAGCGATGACTCCGGCTCCATGCTGTCGCTGTACCGTGAAGCCCTGCGGCAGCGCCGTGAGCTTCCGGCGGAGGCTTTCGAATGGAGCGACTCGCCCGACGACGTGCTCGCCTTCCGCCGCGGCTCGGCGTTCATCTGCACGGTGAACTTCTCGTCGTCGCCGGTGACGATCACCCGTCCGGGAACGGTGCGGCTCACCAGCTGCGCGGTCTCGGAACTCGACCTCACCGACGACGCGGTGACGCTGCCGCCGGAGAGTGCCGTGTGGTGGAGCGGAGACGTGGATGGCTAA
- a CDS encoding extracellular solute-binding protein: MTRRKVLALAAITALAVSACGESAPDQSNAAEQANNDPQSVTGTVTFWDTSDATTEAPAYKELVERFEQEYPNIDVEYVSVPFDGADDKFKTAAQSGDGAPDVMRSDVGWTVTFAALGYLQPLDGTPALKDADDYLPVPMESNVYEGKTYGVPQVTDTLALLYNKEHFAKAGITEPPATWEELREAAELLEKKVPGTEGIFINADSYYLLPFVYGEGADYVDVEGKRITIDSPEVKAAIETVRELTADGVGTVDTSANKYTNMQDGFKNGSVSMIINGPWSISDALSGKAFDDPDNLGVAPVPAGPKGQGGPVGGHNYTVYAGSANLAASYLFVEFMNRPENQAYVSGENNTLPTRASVYETPEAADNELLAAFQEPIEMAKPRPAAPGAGTLYDLFTPFYEQILGGQASLDDGLAQAQRKAKDAVPGFES; encoded by the coding sequence ATGACACGCAGAAAAGTCCTGGCCCTGGCCGCGATCACCGCCCTCGCGGTGAGCGCGTGCGGCGAGTCCGCCCCCGATCAGAGCAACGCGGCGGAGCAGGCGAACAACGATCCCCAATCCGTGACGGGCACCGTCACCTTCTGGGACACCTCGGATGCCACCACCGAGGCCCCGGCCTACAAGGAACTCGTCGAGCGCTTCGAGCAGGAGTACCCGAACATCGACGTCGAGTACGTCTCCGTGCCCTTCGACGGGGCCGACGACAAGTTCAAAACCGCCGCGCAGAGCGGGGACGGCGCGCCGGACGTCATGCGTTCCGACGTCGGTTGGACGGTGACGTTCGCCGCGCTCGGCTACCTCCAGCCGCTCGACGGCACTCCCGCGCTCAAGGACGCGGACGACTACCTGCCGGTGCCGATGGAGAGCAACGTCTACGAGGGCAAGACCTACGGCGTCCCGCAGGTCACCGACACCCTCGCGCTGCTCTACAACAAGGAGCACTTCGCCAAGGCCGGCATCACGGAGCCCCCGGCCACGTGGGAGGAACTGCGCGAGGCCGCGGAGCTGCTGGAGAAGAAGGTGCCGGGTACCGAGGGCATCTTCATCAACGCCGACTCCTACTACCTGCTGCCCTTCGTCTACGGCGAGGGAGCCGACTACGTGGACGTCGAGGGCAAGCGCATCACGATCGACAGCCCCGAGGTGAAGGCCGCCATCGAGACCGTGCGCGAGCTGACCGCCGACGGGGTTGGCACCGTCGACACCAGCGCGAACAAGTACACGAACATGCAGGACGGATTCAAGAACGGGTCCGTCAGCATGATCATCAACGGCCCGTGGTCGATCTCCGACGCCTTGTCCGGCAAGGCATTCGACGACCCCGACAACCTCGGCGTCGCCCCCGTCCCGGCGGGCCCGAAGGGACAGGGCGGCCCGGTCGGCGGCCACAACTACACCGTCTACGCGGGCTCGGCCAACCTCGCCGCGTCGTACTTGTTCGTGGAGTTCATGAACCGGCCCGAGAACCAGGCCTACGTGTCGGGCGAGAACAACACCCTGCCCACTCGCGCATCGGTGTACGAGACGCCGGAGGCGGCCGACAACGAACTGCTCGCCGCCTTCCAGGAACCGATCGAGATGGCCAAGCCCCGGCCCGCGGCGCCGGGAGCCGGCACGCTGTACGACCTGTTCACGCCGTTCTACGAGCAGATCCTCGGTGGTCAGGCCTCGCTGGACGACGGGTTGGCGCAGGCACAGCGTAAGGCGAAGGACGCGGTACCGGGCTTCGAGTCATGA
- a CDS encoding MFS transporter: MEKAGRRAWGALAVLVLPVLLISVDMTVLGFALPYLSEALAPTGTEQLWIVDIYSFVLAGLLVFMGTLGDRIGRRKLLLGGAVAFGAASVLAAFATTPALLITARALLGVGGATLMPSTLSLLRSIFLDPAQRRVAIAVWGSGFSGGMALGPVLGGWLLEHFWWGSVFLINVPVMLVLLAVGPFLLPEAKDPNPGRFDPLSSLLSLATVLPIVYGIKRFAEHGVDAIAAAGVVVGALLGVLFVRRQRGLADPMIDVSLFRHRAFTGSVLTNMLGVFALAGSLFLVPQYLQLVLGLAPMTAGLWLLPTTVAGVAGSLAAARLARRVPVAYLIAGGLLLSAGGFTVLVALGVDDGLAVLVIGTALIGFGVPLSETLTNDLIIATAPPERAGAASAISETGYELGGALGTAVLGSIATAVYRAGVPGDAGPVARETLGGATAVAAELPPDHAASLLAAARESFVAGMHVSAVVGALLLAYTAVQALVLLRERRARPGTPAPSSAR, encoded by the coding sequence ATGGAGAAAGCCGGACGGCGAGCCTGGGGGGCACTCGCCGTGCTGGTCCTGCCCGTGCTGTTGATCAGCGTCGACATGACCGTGCTGGGGTTCGCGCTGCCCTATTTGAGCGAAGCTCTGGCCCCTACCGGCACCGAGCAGTTGTGGATCGTCGACATCTACTCGTTCGTGCTCGCCGGACTGCTGGTGTTCATGGGCACGCTGGGCGATCGCATCGGACGCCGCAAGCTGCTGCTCGGCGGCGCCGTCGCGTTCGGCGCCGCCTCGGTGCTCGCCGCCTTCGCCACCACCCCGGCACTCCTCATCACCGCACGGGCCCTGCTCGGCGTCGGCGGGGCGACGCTGATGCCCTCCACGTTGTCCCTCCTCCGCAGCATCTTTCTCGACCCCGCCCAACGTCGGGTGGCCATCGCGGTGTGGGGGTCGGGGTTCTCGGGCGGTATGGCCCTGGGCCCGGTCCTGGGCGGTTGGCTGCTCGAACACTTCTGGTGGGGCTCGGTGTTCCTCATCAACGTGCCGGTGATGCTCGTCCTGCTGGCCGTGGGCCCCTTCCTGCTGCCGGAGGCGAAGGACCCGAATCCGGGTCGTTTCGACCCGCTGTCCTCGCTGCTCTCGCTGGCGACCGTCCTCCCGATCGTCTACGGCATCAAACGGTTCGCCGAGCACGGCGTCGATGCGATCGCCGCGGCGGGCGTGGTCGTCGGCGCCCTGCTGGGGGTGCTCTTCGTTCGCAGGCAGCGCGGGCTGGCCGACCCCATGATCGACGTGTCGTTGTTCCGGCACCGGGCGTTCACCGGATCGGTGCTGACGAACATGCTCGGGGTGTTCGCCCTCGCCGGGTCGCTGTTCCTCGTGCCGCAGTACCTCCAGCTCGTGCTCGGACTGGCACCGATGACGGCGGGGCTGTGGCTGCTGCCCACCACCGTGGCCGGGGTCGCCGGTTCCCTCGCCGCGGCCCGGCTGGCCCGCCGGGTTCCGGTGGCGTATCTCATCGCGGGCGGGTTGTTGCTCAGCGCGGGCGGGTTCACGGTGCTGGTGGCGCTCGGAGTCGACGACGGACTCGCGGTGCTCGTGATCGGCACGGCGCTCATCGGCTTCGGTGTGCCGTTGTCGGAAACCCTCACGAACGACCTGATCATCGCCACCGCTCCCCCGGAACGCGCGGGTGCGGCGTCGGCGATCTCCGAGACGGGCTACGAACTCGGCGGCGCCCTCGGCACGGCCGTACTGGGCAGCATCGCGACCGCCGTCTACCGCGCCGGTGTGCCGGGGGACGCGGGGCCGGTGGCTCGCGAGACCCTCGGCGGCGCCACCGCCGTCGCCGCCGAGCTGCCACCCGACCACGCCGCGTCGCTGCTCGCCGCCGCACGTGAGTCATTCGTGGCCGGAATGCACGTCAGCGCGGTGGTGGGGGCACTGCTGCTCGCCTACACGGCGGTGCAGGCTTTGGTGCTGCTACGCGAGCGTCGGGCTCGGCCCGGCACTCCGGCGCCGTCGAGCGCCCGTTGA
- a CDS encoding methylenetetrahydrofolate reductase, translating into MTSHPETTGHRCRGLADLVASMSYEVLPFASTEERVLAEVPTSVPLSITVTEARGLDVTLDLAERLVRHGYHATPHLAARQFVDQRHLAEVIDRLRSAGVRSVFVIGGDAPEPAGRFADAGALLRTMRELDHPFDEVGIGGYPEGHAAIPRAALDHAFAVKAPLATRVVTQICFDARTTVGWAATVAASGVDLAVHIGIPGPVHRRKLARISAGLGLGPSARFLRKQQSLFWRLFLPGGYRPTSLARDLGAALPAGNVAGLHVFTFNELGETERWRRRLLATTSGTS; encoded by the coding sequence ATGACCAGCCATCCGGAGACGACCGGCCACCGCTGTCGCGGACTGGCCGACCTCGTGGCCTCGATGAGCTACGAGGTGCTGCCTTTCGCGAGTACGGAGGAACGCGTGCTCGCCGAGGTGCCCACGAGTGTCCCCCTGTCGATCACGGTCACCGAGGCCAGGGGGCTCGACGTCACCCTCGATCTCGCCGAACGTCTGGTGCGGCACGGTTACCACGCGACGCCGCACCTGGCCGCGCGGCAGTTCGTCGACCAGCGGCACCTCGCGGAGGTGATCGACCGCCTGCGTTCCGCCGGCGTGCGCTCGGTGTTCGTGATCGGTGGGGACGCTCCCGAGCCCGCGGGCCGGTTCGCCGACGCCGGCGCGTTGCTGCGGACGATGCGGGAGCTGGACCACCCGTTCGACGAGGTCGGTATCGGCGGCTATCCCGAAGGTCACGCCGCCATCCCGCGGGCGGCGCTCGACCACGCGTTCGCGGTGAAGGCTCCCCTGGCCACGCGCGTCGTCACCCAGATCTGCTTCGACGCGAGGACCACCGTCGGGTGGGCCGCGACCGTCGCGGCCTCGGGCGTCGACCTCGCCGTCCACATCGGAATTCCCGGACCGGTGCACCGGCGGAAACTCGCGCGGATCTCCGCCGGGCTCGGGTTGGGGCCGTCGGCGCGTTTCCTGCGTAAGCAGCAGAGCCTGTTCTGGCGGTTGTTCCTGCCCGGCGGTTATCGCCCGACGTCGCTCGCCCGTGACCTCGGCGCGGCGCTGCCCGCGGGCAACGTCGCGGGTCTGCACGTCTTCACGTTCAACGAACTCGGCGAGACCGAGCGCTGGAGACGACGACTGCTCGCGACGACATCGGGCACGAGCTGA
- a CDS encoding alanine/glycine:cation symporter family protein: protein MSRTHGIVVLAESSGTTNVEEAINSAFEPIAEFANSIVFATIPVFGTELPWIVAWLVVAALAFTVYFKFTQVMRLKLSFDIVRGKYTDKNDPGEVSHFRALTAALSGTVGLGNIAGVAVAVTIGGPGATFWMILCGFLGMATKFVECTLGVKYREVHADGTVSGGPMHYLRQGLVDRFGRKGAVPGKVLAFAAALLILLFGIAGGNMFQANQTFAQLRSVTGGEDGLLGGNGAALLVGGLMAGVVALVLVGGIRSISTVTSRLVPLMAVVYVAGCLTVILVNVTHVPAALGEIVSGAFAPEGVAGGALGALIIGFQRALFSNEAGIGSAAIAHSAVKTRHPATEGLVALLEPFIDTVVVCTMTAVTIVIASTPSWEQARAAVSTGAAAPEGVTLTSDAFATVLPWFPVVLSIAVTLFAFSTVLSWAYYGQKAWQYLFGRGRIADLVYKIVVCGFVVLGAVLTLDAVVSFMDAMMFVLAFINIVGLYLLAPVVKRELSDFTAKVAAGHFRQGGRSRAEAHD from the coding sequence ATGTCACGGACTCACGGAATCGTGGTTCTCGCCGAGTCGTCGGGAACGACGAATGTCGAGGAAGCGATCAACAGCGCGTTCGAACCGATAGCGGAGTTCGCGAACAGCATCGTGTTCGCCACGATTCCGGTTTTCGGCACCGAGTTGCCCTGGATCGTCGCCTGGCTGGTCGTGGCCGCGCTGGCCTTCACCGTGTACTTCAAGTTCACGCAGGTCATGAGGCTGAAGCTGTCCTTCGACATCGTCCGAGGCAAATACACCGACAAGAACGATCCCGGCGAGGTGAGCCATTTCCGGGCCCTCACGGCGGCGCTGTCGGGAACCGTCGGACTGGGCAACATCGCCGGTGTCGCCGTCGCCGTCACGATCGGCGGTCCGGGGGCCACCTTCTGGATGATCCTTTGTGGATTTCTGGGGATGGCCACGAAATTCGTCGAGTGCACGCTCGGGGTGAAGTACCGCGAGGTGCACGCCGACGGAACGGTGTCCGGCGGCCCGATGCACTACCTCCGGCAAGGCCTCGTGGACCGCTTCGGCCGCAAGGGAGCCGTGCCCGGCAAGGTGCTGGCGTTCGCGGCGGCCCTGCTGATCCTGCTGTTCGGGATCGCGGGCGGCAACATGTTCCAGGCGAACCAGACGTTCGCCCAGCTCCGTTCGGTGACCGGCGGGGAAGACGGCCTGCTCGGCGGCAACGGAGCGGCGCTGCTCGTGGGTGGCCTGATGGCGGGCGTCGTGGCATTGGTGCTCGTGGGCGGCATTCGGTCCATCTCCACGGTCACCTCCCGGCTCGTGCCGTTGATGGCCGTCGTCTACGTCGCCGGGTGTCTGACGGTCATCCTCGTCAACGTCACCCACGTTCCCGCCGCCCTCGGCGAGATCGTCTCCGGGGCCTTCGCTCCCGAAGGTGTCGCGGGCGGCGCTCTCGGCGCGCTCATCATCGGGTTCCAGCGCGCGTTGTTCTCCAACGAGGCGGGCATCGGATCGGCGGCGATCGCTCACTCGGCGGTGAAGACGCGTCATCCCGCCACCGAGGGGCTCGTCGCGCTGCTGGAACCGTTCATCGACACGGTCGTGGTCTGCACGATGACGGCGGTGACGATCGTGATCGCGAGCACCCCGAGCTGGGAGCAGGCGCGGGCCGCGGTGTCCACCGGCGCGGCCGCCCCCGAGGGCGTCACCCTGACGTCCGACGCGTTCGCCACAGTGTTGCCGTGGTTCCCGGTGGTGCTCTCGATCGCGGTGACGCTCTTCGCCTTCTCCACCGTGCTGAGCTGGGCCTACTACGGGCAGAAGGCGTGGCAGTACCTGTTCGGGCGGGGACGGATCGCGGATTTGGTCTACAAGATCGTGGTGTGCGGTTTCGTCGTGCTCGGCGCGGTGCTCACCCTCGACGCCGTCGTGAGCTTCATGGACGCGATGATGTTCGTGCTCGCCTTCATCAACATCGTGGGTCTCTACCTGCTCGCTCCGGTGGTGAAGCGGGAACTGTCCGACTTCACCGCGAAGGTCGCCGCCGGGCATTTCCGGCAAGGTGGACGGTCGCGGGCCGAAGCGCACGACTGA
- the map gene encoding type I methionyl aminopeptidase, translated as MIELKSPAEIERMRTTGAFVAEVLAELRAKAAVGVNLLDLEHHTRRLIRDRGAESCYWDYAPSFGRGPFRNTVCLSVNDAVLHGLPHDYVLRDGDVLSMDLAVSIDGWVADAAVTVIVGTPAEEDVRLVRATEEALAAAIEATRPGNRLGDISATIGAVAANHGYGVNTEFGGHGLGRTMHEDPHVPNRGRPGRGLLLRPGMTLALEPWFIAGSSRIVMDPDGWTIRSADGSRTAHSEHTVAITEDGPVVLTRLGTED; from the coding sequence ATGATCGAGTTGAAGTCCCCCGCCGAGATCGAACGAATGCGCACCACCGGGGCGTTCGTGGCCGAGGTGCTCGCCGAACTACGCGCCAAGGCCGCCGTGGGCGTGAACCTGCTGGACCTCGAACACCACACGCGAAGGCTGATCCGCGACCGGGGCGCCGAGTCCTGCTACTGGGACTACGCGCCGTCGTTCGGTCGAGGCCCGTTCCGCAACACCGTCTGCCTGTCCGTCAACGACGCGGTACTGCACGGCCTCCCCCACGACTACGTGCTCCGCGACGGCGACGTCCTCAGCATGGACCTGGCCGTCTCCATCGACGGCTGGGTGGCCGACGCCGCCGTCACCGTCATCGTGGGCACTCCCGCCGAGGAGGACGTCCGGCTCGTGCGCGCCACCGAGGAAGCCCTGGCGGCGGCAATCGAGGCGACACGGCCGGGGAACCGGCTCGGTGACATCTCGGCGACCATCGGAGCGGTGGCGGCGAACCACGGCTACGGGGTCAACACCGAGTTCGGCGGGCACGGGTTGGGCCGCACCATGCACGAGGACCCCCACGTACCCAACCGGGGACGGCCCGGCCGGGGCCTGCTCCTGCGTCCGGGGATGACGCTCGCGTTGGAACCGTGGTTCATCGCGGGAAGCTCCCGGATCGTCATGGACCCCGACGGCTGGACCATCCGGTCGGCCGACGGCTCTCGCACGGCGCACTCGGAGCACACGGTCGCGATCACCGAGGACGGGCCCGTGGTCCTCACCCGGCTCGGCACCGAGGACTGA
- a CDS encoding carbohydrate ABC transporter permease, whose protein sequence is MTTTTVRPPAGAAPEVAPPRKGLRDTVSKHWYAWAMVAPVVIVLAVLVFYPLVQGVYLSLTNANEMNSARTIGVNEIEATYEFVGLDNYIDVLSGVEGAFYSRLGWTLVWTVTCVTLHYSLGLGLALLLNRALKGRSIYRMLLILPWAVPPFVAAFAWRLVLNTEGGVLNALLNAVGFDSVDWLGEPTAAKIAVILVNVWLGVPFMMVALLGGLQTVPKDLYEAAEMDGATPWQRFRAVTLPGLRPVSGTVILLGTIWTFNQFAVIAMLTGGGPGGATNILVTEAYERAFRGIRDYAGAATYGALIASMLVVFAFFYRRWLDRQSSEVLS, encoded by the coding sequence ATGACGACGACGACCGTTCGTCCCCCGGCCGGGGCGGCGCCCGAGGTGGCTCCGCCCCGCAAGGGGCTGCGCGACACCGTGAGCAAGCACTGGTACGCGTGGGCGATGGTGGCCCCGGTGGTGATCGTGCTCGCCGTGCTCGTGTTCTACCCCCTGGTCCAGGGCGTGTACTTGTCGCTGACCAACGCGAACGAGATGAACAGCGCCCGCACGATCGGGGTCAACGAGATCGAGGCGACCTACGAGTTCGTCGGTCTGGACAACTACATCGACGTGCTCTCCGGCGTCGAGGGCGCGTTCTACTCCCGACTCGGCTGGACTCTGGTGTGGACGGTCACGTGCGTGACTTTGCACTACTCGCTCGGGCTCGGGCTCGCGTTGTTGCTCAACCGGGCGTTGAAGGGCCGCTCGATCTACCGGATGCTGCTGATCCTGCCCTGGGCCGTGCCGCCGTTCGTGGCCGCGTTCGCGTGGCGGCTGGTGTTGAACACCGAGGGCGGTGTGCTCAACGCCCTGCTCAACGCCGTCGGCTTCGACAGCGTCGACTGGCTGGGGGAACCGACCGCCGCCAAGATCGCGGTGATCCTCGTGAACGTCTGGTTGGGCGTGCCGTTCATGATGGTGGCGCTGCTGGGCGGACTGCAGACGGTGCCGAAGGATCTCTACGAGGCGGCCGAGATGGACGGCGCGACACCGTGGCAGCGATTCCGTGCCGTCACGCTGCCGGGCCTGCGGCCCGTGTCCGGAACGGTGATCCTGCTCGGCACCATCTGGACGTTCAACCAGTTCGCCGTCATCGCGATGCTCACGGGTGGCGGACCGGGCGGTGCGACGAACATCCTCGTCACCGAGGCCTACGAGCGGGCGTTCCGGGGAATCCGGGACTACGCGGGCGCGGCCACCTACGGGGCGCTCATCGCGTCGATGCTCGTGGTGTTCGCCTTCTTCTACCGCCGCTGGCTCGACCGGCAGTCGAGTGAGGTGTTGTCATGA
- a CDS encoding sugar ABC transporter permease, which yields MTRKARRRDQRSALSSTALHTTLVLASVVAVFPVAWVALTSLKTDRGTWTRPDELGTLGLDNYVQVFGETRFLTWFANSLIVATATTVFAVLIAATAGYAASRMRFPGKRPLMWSFLVTQMFPAAVLIVPLYNVLSELRLLDSYGGLVLASSTMAVPYCAWMLKGYFDTIPVSIDEAGRVDGLSPFGTFWRLIVPLAKPGIAVTVFYSFITTWGEVAFASVFMQSEEHYTLPVGMATFVSDFKAEWGLLTASSVVVMVPSAIVFFLVQRHLVAGLTAGGVKS from the coding sequence ATGACCCGGAAGGCGCGTCGCAGGGACCAACGCAGCGCGCTGTCGTCCACCGCGTTGCACACCACGCTGGTGCTCGCGAGCGTCGTCGCGGTGTTCCCGGTGGCCTGGGTGGCCCTGACCTCGCTCAAGACCGATCGCGGCACCTGGACCCGCCCCGACGAACTCGGCACGCTCGGCCTCGACAACTACGTCCAGGTGTTCGGCGAGACGCGGTTTTTGACGTGGTTCGCGAACTCCCTGATCGTGGCGACGGCCACCACCGTGTTCGCGGTGCTGATCGCGGCCACGGCGGGGTACGCGGCCTCCCGCATGCGGTTCCCCGGCAAACGGCCCCTGATGTGGTCGTTCCTCGTCACACAGATGTTCCCGGCGGCCGTGCTGATCGTGCCGTTGTACAACGTGCTGTCGGAGCTGAGACTGCTCGACTCCTACGGAGGACTGGTCCTCGCCTCCTCCACGATGGCGGTGCCGTACTGCGCGTGGATGCTCAAGGGCTACTTCGACACGATCCCCGTCTCGATCGACGAAGCGGGTCGCGTCGACGGACTCAGCCCGTTCGGCACGTTCTGGCGGCTCATCGTTCCCCTGGCGAAGCCGGGCATCGCGGTGACGGTGTTCTACTCCTTCATCACCACGTGGGGCGAGGTGGCCTTCGCGAGTGTGTTCATGCAGAGCGAGGAGCACTACACGCTTCCCGTGGGCATGGCGACGTTCGTCAGCGACTTCAAGGCGGAGTGGGGGCTGCTCACGGCGAGTTCCGTCGTGGTCATGGTGCCGTCGGCGATCGTGTTCTTCCTCGTCCAACGTCATCTCGTCGCCGGGCTCACGGCGGGCGGCGTCAAGAGCTGA
- a CDS encoding helix-turn-helix domain-containing protein, with product MVRLPLTPEQVRAGARLGASLREFRGQRGLDEVARAAGMSPETLRKIETGRLPSPAFGTIVRLADALGVSVEKLADIWRGGGAFEAAS from the coding sequence ATGGTGCGTCTGCCGCTCACGCCCGAGCAGGTGCGGGCCGGGGCCCGCCTCGGGGCGTCGTTGCGAGAGTTCCGGGGCCAGCGTGGTCTCGACGAGGTCGCTCGCGCGGCCGGGATGTCGCCCGAAACCCTGCGCAAGATCGAGACGGGTCGCCTGCCGAGCCCGGCGTTCGGCACGATTGTGCGGCTCGCGGACGCCCTCGGCGTGTCGGTGGAGAAACTCGCTGACATCTGGCGCGGCGGGGGAGCGTTCGAGGCCGCGTCCTGA
- a CDS encoding LacI family DNA-binding transcriptional regulator, which yields MAKSSLDGVRLADIAELANVSEATVSRVLNGKPGVAAATRQAVLAALDRLGYERPARARQRSAGLIGLIIPELDNPIFPAFAQVIDRTLVMRGYRSVLCTQAPGGATEDEFIETLTARGVSGIVFVSGLHADTTADHSRYHRLIESGVPVVFVNGYAPGVKAPFFSDDDGAAVELALTHLRELGHERIGLAVGPKRFVPVQRKAEKFRELMTPVVGADEVEKLIVHTLFSVEGGHSAALTLLERNCTAVVCGSDLMALGAIRMARRQGLEVPRDFSVVGYDDSPLIAFTDPPLTTIQQQVTAMVTAAVRTLLDEIAGAAPPTEEYLFRPELVVRGSTAACPTKS from the coding sequence ATGGCTAAGAGCTCGCTCGACGGTGTTCGCCTCGCCGACATCGCCGAACTGGCGAACGTCAGCGAGGCGACGGTGAGTCGGGTACTCAACGGCAAACCGGGGGTCGCCGCGGCCACGCGCCAAGCCGTGTTGGCTGCCCTGGACCGGCTCGGCTACGAACGCCCGGCGCGGGCCCGCCAGCGCAGCGCGGGACTGATCGGGCTGATCATCCCCGAGCTGGACAACCCGATCTTCCCGGCGTTCGCCCAGGTGATCGACCGGACCTTGGTGATGCGCGGGTACCGCTCGGTGCTGTGCACGCAGGCGCCCGGAGGGGCCACCGAGGACGAGTTCATCGAGACGCTCACGGCGCGAGGGGTGTCCGGCATCGTGTTCGTGTCGGGGCTGCACGCCGACACCACCGCCGACCACAGCCGGTACCACCGCCTCATCGAGAGCGGGGTTCCGGTGGTGTTCGTCAACGGGTACGCGCCCGGCGTGAAGGCGCCGTTCTTCTCCGACGACGACGGCGCGGCGGTGGAGCTGGCGCTGACACACCTGCGCGAGCTGGGACACGAGCGCATCGGACTCGCCGTCGGGCCGAAGCGGTTCGTGCCCGTGCAACGCAAGGCCGAGAAGTTCCGCGAGCTCATGACGCCCGTGGTGGGCGCCGACGAGGTCGAGAAACTGATCGTCCACACGTTGTTCTCCGTCGAGGGCGGGCACTCCGCGGCCCTGACGCTGTTGGAGCGGAACTGCACGGCGGTGGTGTGTGGCAGCGACCTGATGGCGCTCGGCGCCATCCGCATGGCCCGCAGGCAGGGCCTGGAGGTGCCGAGGGACTTCTCCGTGGTCGGCTACGACGACTCGCCACTCATCGCGTTCACCGACCCGCCGTTGACCACCATCCAGCAACAGGTGACCGCGATGGTCACCGCGGCGGTGCGCACGTTGTTGGACGAGATCGCCGGCGCGGCACCTCCCACCGAGGAGTACCTGTTCCGGCCGGAACTCGTCGTGCGCGGCTCCACCGCCGCGTGCCCGACCAAGTCGTGA